The following proteins are co-located in the Dyadobacter chenwenxiniae genome:
- a CDS encoding potassium channel family protein encodes MKYIIFGLGSFGKSLAIRLTELGHETIGVDNNMQKVEQLKDRITHTVCMDCTDKNAVSSLPLKDADSVIVAIGEDEGASLLSTALLKQLGVKKIIGRVVSDLQKTVLEAMQIEEYILPEEESAERLAMRLDNSGIVDSFKISEKYSIIETRVPERYIGMTLAEADLTNRYNVIVLTVLTLSKESENGLAKIFKRASGIATPSTVMRENEVLVLFGELSDIEKLMH; translated from the coding sequence ATGAAGTATATCATATTTGGATTGGGAAGCTTCGGGAAATCCCTTGCCATTCGCCTCACGGAACTGGGGCATGAGACGATTGGCGTAGATAACAATATGCAAAAAGTGGAGCAGTTGAAGGACCGCATTACCCATACGGTCTGCATGGATTGTACGGATAAAAACGCGGTCAGCTCACTTCCGCTCAAAGACGCGGATTCAGTGATCGTGGCGATTGGCGAGGATGAAGGCGCTTCGCTGCTGTCTACGGCATTGCTCAAACAGCTTGGCGTGAAAAAAATCATCGGCAGGGTTGTTTCGGATCTTCAGAAAACGGTTTTGGAAGCCATGCAGATCGAAGAATACATTCTTCCCGAAGAAGAATCGGCTGAAAGGCTGGCTATGCGCCTGGATAATTCCGGCATTGTGGATTCTTTTAAGATATCTGAAAAATACAGCATTATTGAAACCCGGGTCCCGGAGCGTTACATAGGCATGACACTTGCAGAGGCGGATTTGACCAACCGTTACAATGTGATCGTACTCACGGTGCTTACCCTGTCGAAAGAATCTGAAAACGGTCTGGCCAAAATCTTTAAAAGGGCATCGGGAATCGCTACGCCCAGCACAGTAATGCGTGAAAATGAGGTCCTGGTTCTTTTTGGGGAGTTGAGTGATATAGAAAAACTTATGCATTAA
- a CDS encoding TrkH family potassium uptake protein: MDEKIRHFRKLLDYILIAMSVACSMVVVFHLGYNTDPDIEHLTNRILEWCFLFFALALAAKTFTAFKSKSSVISRVGEALLLFYFLAVIIADSYHFSAMDGTELVKPEWMYLGIFAILIIEVSKQTLFFDKFYFNPTLLFVLSFLALILIGTALLLLPKTTHHQQLSFVDALFMATSAVCITGLSVVDTASEFTRFGQTILLVLVQIGGLGIMTFTGFFGYFFSGGFSYKNQLMFTELIGENKVSSVISTLYKIILVTFFFEILGGVFIYFSLDPDQFENRAEHFYFTVFHAVTAFCNAGFSTLPEGLNNGAVRFNYELHLSIIVLYVMGGLGFGIIFNTYEFIRRWVFNIYHKIRYGRHFLHRARVIAFNSRIIAYTSFFLMLFGFVLVFILEYKHTLRAHESIYGKVVTALFIGTSPRSAGFNTVMISGLAFPTVMLIFLLMWIGAAPGSTGGGIKVTTFALATLNIFRIAKGRDSIEAFGRKVSDDSVSRALGIISLSLIFLGAAIFMLAVTDPDKNLLSLAFETFSAYSTTGLSLGVTPQLSNAGRLVIILTMFVGRVGSLTLLVAFVRKSKPTDYRLPAEQMNF, encoded by the coding sequence ATGGATGAAAAAATACGGCACTTTCGAAAGCTGCTTGATTACATACTGATCGCAATGAGCGTCGCTTGCTCGATGGTGGTTGTTTTTCACCTGGGCTATAACACGGACCCGGACATTGAGCACCTTACCAACCGGATACTCGAGTGGTGCTTTTTATTTTTTGCCCTGGCATTGGCCGCCAAAACATTCACCGCATTTAAAAGCAAATCTTCGGTTATTTCAAGGGTGGGCGAGGCGCTGCTCCTTTTTTATTTTCTTGCCGTGATCATCGCCGACAGCTACCATTTTTCCGCGATGGATGGCACCGAACTTGTCAAGCCCGAATGGATGTACCTGGGCATTTTTGCAATCCTGATCATTGAAGTTTCAAAGCAGACACTGTTTTTTGATAAATTCTATTTTAATCCGACGCTGCTTTTCGTCCTGAGTTTTCTAGCGCTGATCCTGATCGGTACGGCTCTGTTGCTGCTGCCTAAAACAACTCACCACCAGCAACTTAGTTTTGTAGACGCGCTTTTTATGGCAACAAGTGCGGTATGCATTACCGGGCTGTCCGTCGTAGACACTGCCTCCGAATTCACGCGCTTCGGGCAGACGATCCTGCTCGTGCTTGTGCAGATCGGCGGGTTGGGAATCATGACATTCACAGGCTTTTTTGGCTACTTTTTCTCGGGTGGATTTTCATATAAAAACCAGCTCATGTTTACCGAGCTCATTGGTGAGAATAAGGTAAGCTCGGTGATTTCTACTTTATATAAAATTATACTCGTCACCTTCTTTTTTGAAATACTCGGGGGTGTTTTCATCTATTTTAGCCTGGACCCGGATCAATTTGAGAACCGGGCCGAACACTTTTATTTCACTGTTTTTCATGCTGTAACGGCCTTCTGTAATGCAGGCTTTTCCACTTTGCCCGAAGGGCTGAACAATGGAGCCGTTCGCTTTAATTATGAGCTCCATTTATCCATAATTGTGCTTTATGTGATGGGCGGGCTTGGTTTCGGGATCATTTTTAATACTTATGAATTCATCCGGCGCTGGGTTTTTAATATTTATCATAAGATCAGGTATGGCCGCCATTTTCTGCACCGGGCGCGCGTGATTGCTTTTAACTCCAGAATAATTGCTTACACCAGCTTTTTCCTGATGCTTTTCGGGTTCGTCCTGGTTTTTATATTGGAATACAAGCATACGCTCCGGGCCCACGAAAGCATTTATGGCAAAGTCGTTACTGCTTTATTCATTGGCACCAGCCCCCGTTCGGCAGGTTTTAATACCGTGATGATCAGCGGGCTGGCCTTTCCGACAGTGATGCTCATTTTCCTTTTAATGTGGATCGGGGCCGCTCCGGGCTCAACCGGAGGCGGCATTAAGGTGACAACATTTGCACTCGCCACCCTCAATATTTTCAGGATTGCAAAGGGAAGGGACAGCATAGAAGCTTTTGGAAGAAAAGTATCGGATGACTCGGTTTCCAGGGCGTTGGGCATCATTTCATTGTCCCTGATCTTTCTGGGTGCGGCCATATTTATGCTAGCGGTTACAGATCCCGATAAAAACCTGCTATCACTGGCATTTGAGACGTTTTCAGCTTACAGCACCACCGGTTTGAGTCTCGGCGTAACTCCGCAACTGAGCAATGCAGGCCGGTTAGTGATCATTTTAACTATGTTTGTCGGTCGGGTAGGGTCGCTCACCTTGCTGGTAGCATTTGTGAGAAAGTCAAAACCAACAGATTACCGGCTCCCGGCAGAGCAAATGAACTTTTAA
- a CDS encoding glycosyltransferase family 2 protein, whose protein sequence is MNITPVSVLTIVKSRQEALHNLVLGLERAEAFPAELVIVHMNEPASELASENFPVRTFRFDADERLPLAAARNFAAEQAASPFIIFLDVDCIPAPQLVGNYLNACRNADHLWIGPVRYLRQGATLEPGFLSKMWEASSPDPVRADLREVTHALFWSLSFACSKEIYDRIGGFDTRFTGYGAEDTDFGFTARQQGIALSVADAIAYHQYHASYDPPLNHFEDILTNAKTFFMKWKKWPMEGWLKKFADMGLIAWEDNEIRIVRKPGDVEIAAALKL, encoded by the coding sequence ATGAACATTACACCTGTTTCCGTACTAACAATAGTCAAATCCCGGCAGGAGGCGCTTCACAATCTGGTTTTGGGGTTGGAGAGGGCCGAGGCTTTTCCGGCTGAGCTTGTGATCGTCCATATGAATGAGCCCGCCAGTGAGCTTGCTTCTGAAAATTTCCCTGTCCGTACCTTCCGGTTTGATGCCGATGAAAGATTGCCTCTTGCAGCTGCACGCAATTTTGCGGCAGAACAAGCAGCTTCCCCTTTCATCATTTTTCTGGATGTGGATTGTATTCCGGCGCCGCAACTGGTAGGAAATTATTTGAATGCTTGCCGGAATGCCGACCATCTCTGGATAGGGCCGGTCAGATATCTCCGGCAGGGAGCCACTTTGGAGCCAGGCTTCCTGTCAAAAATGTGGGAAGCGAGCTCGCCGGATCCTGTGCGTGCCGATTTGCGTGAGGTGACGCACGCTCTTTTCTGGTCGCTTAGTTTTGCGTGCAGCAAGGAAATCTACGACCGTATCGGTGGTTTCGATACCCGATTTACCGGTTACGGAGCAGAAGATACGGACTTCGGCTTCACAGCCAGACAACAGGGCATTGCACTCAGTGTCGCCGATGCCATTGCTTATCATCAGTATCACGCAAGCTATGATCCGCCGCTTAACCATTTTGAAGATATTCTTACCAATGCAAAAACATTCTTTATGAAATGGAAAAAATGGCCTATGGAAGGATGGCTGAAAAAATTTGCAGATATGGGATTAATAGCCTGGGAAGACAATGAGATCAGGATCGTGCGTAAGCCTGGCGATGTCGAAATCGCTGCCGCTCTTAAATTATGA
- a CDS encoding glycosyltransferase, translating into MSASFAFYIHHHGSGHLMRAISIASQLGNAKVTFLGSDLMRYAEVIPNAITCIHLPGDVAGPEDPFASRMQLSFLHYAPLNVERVARLAAAISAALHALFPVILIVDVSVEVTMLATLCGTPTVVIRQNGDRDDNAHLHAYECAQLLIAPSTAQLMNPSPYDWVNSKTFFSGGFSKYSGMGQHLGAVNPWSIGVIVGSGGTSINGAVINALATQCSGWSIHVIGAVSETERVVTPNVIFHGQLNDPASVLSGCSVVIGNAGHNTVMEMADLGKKFVCIPEDRPFREQLRKAALLEQNGMAVVVHPEELGNVAWEPIIRQAASLDNNCWQDVIKPSALADVARRLHGLWENNFSHQQS; encoded by the coding sequence ATGTCAGCTAGTTTTGCTTTCTATATCCATCACCACGGTTCGGGACACCTGATGCGTGCGATTTCCATCGCATCGCAGCTGGGAAATGCAAAGGTTACTTTTCTTGGAAGCGATTTGATGCGGTATGCGGAAGTTATCCCAAATGCTATTACCTGTATTCACCTGCCCGGTGATGTTGCTGGCCCGGAGGATCCTTTCGCTTCCCGAATGCAGTTAAGTTTTCTGCACTACGCGCCCCTCAATGTTGAAAGAGTTGCCAGGCTCGCGGCAGCAATCTCCGCAGCTTTACACGCATTATTTCCTGTGATATTGATTGTTGATGTTTCCGTGGAAGTGACGATGTTAGCCACCTTGTGCGGAACGCCCACAGTAGTGATACGCCAGAATGGCGATAGGGATGATAATGCCCATTTACATGCCTATGAATGCGCACAGCTGCTGATTGCACCTTCGACAGCGCAGTTGATGAACCCTTCTCCGTATGATTGGGTAAACAGCAAAACTTTCTTTTCGGGAGGCTTTTCCAAATATTCCGGAATGGGACAACATCTCGGAGCGGTGAATCCCTGGTCAATTGGTGTCATTGTCGGCTCGGGCGGTACTTCAATAAATGGGGCTGTCATCAATGCTTTGGCAACCCAATGCAGTGGCTGGTCAATCCACGTAATCGGAGCAGTTTCGGAAACGGAACGTGTGGTAACGCCGAATGTTATTTTCCATGGACAACTGAACGATCCGGCTTCTGTACTGTCCGGATGCAGTGTGGTCATAGGCAATGCCGGCCACAATACGGTTATGGAAATGGCCGATCTGGGGAAAAAATTCGTTTGCATACCCGAAGACCGCCCGTTCCGGGAGCAGTTGCGTAAGGCAGCGCTTTTGGAACAGAATGGGATGGCAGTCGTAGTCCATCCCGAAGAATTAGGCAATGTTGCATGGGAGCCAATCATCAGGCAGGCTGCAAGCCTGGATAACAATTGCTGGCAGGATGTGATCAAGCCATCAGCATTGGCAGATGTTGCGCGTAGGCTGCACGGACTATGGGAAAATAACTTCTCCCATCAGCAATCATAA
- a CDS encoding glycosyltransferase family 4 protein — MRIGIIAHLKYPICKPFMGGLEAFTYDICQRLLARGHDVLLYACAGSDPILNVRPILCEEDYHPITSSQFTSRQLSTEYISTHHAYVEMMQEIDKDELDIIFNNSLNYVPIMMSALVKAPMVTVLHTPPIFELKNAIRREQDYGRVRYVSVSKTNAENWKAYAPQCDIIHNGIDLASWHFYSGNDRGYIMWFGRIHPDKGLHLAIDAARLAGKKMKIAGAISDAHYYETQIVPRLDDSIELLGSCDHIKLNELIGNAEVSLITPCWDEPFGLVVAESLACGTPVAGIAKGALPHLLNERTGSLCSGNDVQELADCILMAGNLDRTDCRQRAEELFDVEKMVDVYEALFEKIASERMEMTIKAHVS, encoded by the coding sequence ATGAGAATCGGGATCATTGCTCACCTGAAGTATCCAATTTGCAAGCCTTTCATGGGAGGATTGGAAGCCTTCACCTATGATATTTGTCAGCGGTTACTCGCCCGCGGGCACGACGTGCTGTTATACGCCTGCGCTGGCTCGGATCCCATTCTGAATGTCAGGCCCATCTTATGTGAAGAAGATTATCACCCAATTACTTCTTCTCAGTTCACTTCCCGCCAGTTGAGTACAGAATATATTTCTACACATCACGCTTATGTGGAAATGATGCAGGAAATAGACAAGGATGAACTGGATATTATATTTAATAACAGTTTGAATTACGTTCCGATTATGATGTCGGCACTTGTAAAGGCGCCAATGGTCACTGTGCTGCATACCCCGCCAATATTTGAGCTAAAAAATGCTATTCGACGTGAACAGGATTACGGGCGCGTCAGGTATGTTTCTGTTTCAAAGACCAATGCAGAAAATTGGAAAGCATACGCGCCGCAATGTGATATCATTCATAACGGAATCGACTTAGCCTCATGGCATTTTTACTCTGGCAATGACCGTGGCTATATCATGTGGTTTGGACGGATTCATCCGGATAAAGGACTGCATCTGGCGATTGACGCCGCCAGGCTTGCCGGTAAAAAAATGAAGATCGCAGGGGCGATCAGCGATGCGCATTATTATGAAACTCAAATTGTGCCGCGCCTTGACGATTCAATCGAACTGCTGGGATCTTGTGACCACATAAAACTGAACGAACTGATCGGTAATGCGGAAGTATCGCTGATCACGCCGTGCTGGGATGAACCTTTCGGACTTGTGGTTGCTGAATCGCTTGCGTGCGGGACGCCGGTTGCAGGCATTGCAAAGGGCGCATTACCGCACTTGCTAAACGAGCGGACGGGAAGCCTGTGCAGCGGAAACGACGTGCAGGAACTGGCGGATTGCATTCTGATGGCAGGAAATTTAGATCGCACAGATTGTCGGCAACGTGCAGAAGAGTTATTTGATGTTGAAAAAATGGTTGATGTCTATGAGGCCTTATTTGAAAAAATAGCATCGGAAAGAATGGAAATGACGATTAAGGCACATGTCAGCTAG
- a CDS encoding MFS transporter, with protein sequence MIFEPKETLTEEEVRNGLNTVLKEGMTTEAMVTLAGGTFMVAFAIILGASNFQIGLLASLPTFTNIFQLLSVFLIRKYNNRRAVSVICCILARIPMVLLGAMPFFFGANAPVSLLLFFLFFYYLFGSIAGPSWNAWMKDLVPGDMLGAFFSRRSRYAQTLNVVLSIILAVSIDYLRRHAPQYELYVYATMFMMAGMAGLSAVVLLARVPEPRSYLPNENILKMFIKPLRDKNFQRLLVFNSLWLFAVNIATPFFTVYMLKTLGLTLTYIIPLTILSQLSSIFTIGYWGKFADRYSNKTIISICAPLYSACVIAWCFVGIYTNLISNLALLAAIHIVSGSANAGTNLALTNIGLKLAPSREAIVYLSVKNIITAVFSSLAPLIGGYLADYYTLRQLRVIAEWSGPNLQKTFRLLLLHEWNFLFLIGAVLTLVALQFLPRVLEAGEVHKSVVKRIMRTSLKSNLRDYFVIDVLINWHSSLNNMLKSDPVSSDPAQPEK encoded by the coding sequence GTGATCTTTGAACCAAAAGAAACACTTACCGAGGAAGAGGTCAGGAACGGACTGAACACCGTTCTGAAAGAAGGAATGACCACCGAAGCCATGGTAACCCTCGCCGGAGGCACTTTTATGGTTGCATTCGCGATCATACTCGGTGCGAGCAATTTTCAGATCGGGTTACTGGCTTCGCTGCCGACATTCACTAATATTTTTCAGCTCTTATCAGTGTTTTTGATCCGAAAATACAATAACCGTAGAGCTGTGTCCGTCATTTGCTGCATATTGGCCCGTATTCCCATGGTGTTGCTGGGAGCGATGCCGTTTTTCTTTGGCGCCAATGCCCCGGTAAGTCTGCTGCTCTTTTTTCTGTTTTTCTATTATCTCTTCGGGTCCATTGCGGGTCCCAGCTGGAATGCCTGGATGAAAGACCTGGTGCCCGGAGATATGCTGGGCGCTTTTTTTTCTAGACGGAGCCGCTATGCGCAAACCCTTAATGTTGTGCTCAGCATCATTCTGGCGGTATCCATCGATTATCTGCGCCGACATGCCCCGCAATATGAGTTGTATGTATATGCAACCATGTTTATGATGGCCGGGATGGCCGGCCTGTCAGCAGTTGTCCTGCTGGCCCGTGTGCCGGAACCGAGATCCTATTTACCCAATGAGAATATCCTTAAAATGTTTATAAAGCCGCTGCGCGATAAGAATTTCCAGAGATTACTGGTTTTCAACTCGTTATGGCTGTTTGCTGTTAATATTGCCACGCCCTTTTTTACGGTATATATGTTAAAAACGCTGGGGCTTACGCTAACCTACATTATTCCGCTTACGATTTTAAGCCAGTTGTCCAGCATTTTCACAATCGGTTATTGGGGTAAATTCGCAGACCGGTATAGTAACAAAACGATCATTTCCATATGCGCGCCGCTTTATTCGGCTTGTGTGATTGCCTGGTGTTTTGTCGGGATTTATACCAATTTAATCTCCAACCTGGCACTCCTGGCAGCCATTCATATTGTAAGCGGGTCAGCCAATGCGGGTACCAACCTGGCGCTGACCAACATAGGCTTGAAGCTCGCTCCTTCGCGCGAAGCGATTGTTTATCTTTCTGTAAAAAATATCATTACCGCGGTATTCTCTTCCCTTGCACCGTTAATTGGCGGCTATCTTGCTGATTATTATACATTAAGACAACTCCGCGTCATCGCGGAATGGAGTGGCCCGAACCTTCAAAAAACATTCCGTCTGCTTTTACTGCACGAATGGAACTTCCTTTTTCTGATCGGTGCGGTGCTGACTTTGGTGGCACTTCAATTCCTGCCCCGTGTGCTCGAGGCAGGTGAGGTGCATAAGAGCGTGGTAAAGAGGATCATGCGCACAAGTCTGAAAAGCAATCTACGGGATTATTTTGTGATTGATGTATTGATCAACTGGCACTCATCGCTTAATAACATGCTCAAAAGTGACCCCGTAAGTTCCGATCCAGCGCAGCCGGAAAAGTAG